A single genomic interval of Arthrobacter globiformis harbors:
- a CDS encoding lipoyl protein ligase domain-containing protein has product MTATPISAGGEAAPGLHGEYKVPGGKLVVVDLDVEDGVFTDVSLSGDFFLEPDEALVAINGALGGLPESSTAADIASAVEASLPEDAVLFGFSADAVAIAVRRALAKATAWTDHHWNIIAPGVLPTHLNVALDEVLTEEVGAGRRNPTIRFWDWEEPSVVIGSFQSYRNEVHPDGVSRHGITVVRRISGGGAMFMEAGNCITYSLYLPQTLVDGISFADSYAFLDAWVMASLKKLGIDAFYVPLNDIATGQGKIGGAAQKRLANGGMLHHVTMSYDIDADKMVDVLRIGKEKLSDKGTTSAKKRVDPLRRQTGLARTEIVATMMEVFAERYGATPSEITAQELETARERVASKFGTDGWLHRVP; this is encoded by the coding sequence ATGACTGCCACGCCAATATCTGCAGGGGGAGAGGCGGCCCCGGGGCTGCACGGTGAGTACAAGGTCCCGGGCGGCAAGCTTGTGGTGGTGGACCTCGACGTCGAGGACGGCGTCTTCACGGACGTTTCCCTCAGCGGCGACTTCTTCCTCGAACCGGATGAGGCCCTCGTGGCCATTAACGGCGCCTTGGGAGGACTGCCGGAAAGTTCGACGGCGGCAGACATCGCCTCCGCCGTGGAGGCCTCCCTCCCGGAGGACGCCGTGCTGTTCGGTTTCTCGGCCGACGCCGTCGCCATCGCCGTCCGCAGGGCGCTGGCCAAGGCCACCGCGTGGACGGACCACCACTGGAACATCATCGCGCCCGGCGTGCTGCCCACGCACCTGAACGTGGCGCTGGACGAGGTGCTCACCGAGGAGGTCGGTGCCGGGCGCCGCAACCCCACCATCCGCTTCTGGGACTGGGAGGAACCGTCGGTGGTGATCGGCAGCTTCCAGTCCTACCGCAATGAGGTGCATCCCGACGGCGTGTCCCGGCACGGCATCACCGTGGTCCGGCGCATCAGCGGCGGGGGAGCGATGTTCATGGAGGCGGGCAACTGCATCACCTATTCGCTCTACCTGCCACAGACGCTCGTGGACGGGATCAGCTTCGCCGACTCCTACGCGTTCCTCGACGCCTGGGTCATGGCGTCCCTGAAGAAGCTCGGCATCGACGCCTTCTACGTCCCGCTCAACGACATCGCCACCGGCCAGGGCAAGATCGGCGGCGCAGCGCAGAAGCGGCTCGCCAACGGTGGCATGCTCCACCACGTGACCATGAGTTACGACATCGACGCCGACAAGATGGTGGACGTGCTCCGGATCGGCAAGGAAAAGCTATCGGACAAGGGAACCACCAGCGCCAAGAAACGCGTGGACCCGCTGCGCCGCCAGACCGGCCTGGCCCGGACGGAAATCGTGGCAACCATGATGGAGGTGTTCGCCGAGCGCTACGGAGCCACGCCGTCGGAGATCACGGCCCAGGAGCTGGAGACCGCCCGTGAACGTGTCGCATCAAAGTTCGGCACGGACGGGTGGCTGCACCGGGTGCCCTAA
- a CDS encoding transglutaminase family protein: protein MTRLSIVHRTGYKYKQRVTLSYNEARMTPLTDPHQVVLESSMKVTPSQAAVSSYRDYWGTRVTAFDMQMPHEHLEVLATTTVEVHRAVRVPSEADIVGWDDLASPETLNQFSDWAPQSQLTGPGEEVLAIIPGVVEGKNPHEAALAIFAWMRGEMTYMKGTTGVTTNAEEAWTQRQGVCQDLAHLAIGALRSCGIPARYVSGYLHPRSTADIGETVAGQSHAWLEWWDGEWRSWDPTNHKPAGDFHVTVARGRDYRDVPPLKGILSGGGGSNLSVSVEITRLA, encoded by the coding sequence ATGACCCGGCTGAGCATCGTCCACAGGACCGGCTACAAGTACAAGCAGCGGGTCACGCTGTCCTACAACGAGGCCCGCATGACCCCGCTGACGGACCCGCATCAGGTGGTGCTGGAGTCCTCCATGAAGGTCACGCCGTCGCAGGCTGCAGTCAGCAGCTACCGCGACTACTGGGGCACCCGGGTCACGGCGTTCGACATGCAGATGCCGCACGAGCACCTGGAAGTCCTGGCCACCACCACCGTTGAGGTCCACCGGGCGGTGCGTGTACCGTCGGAGGCCGACATCGTGGGCTGGGACGATCTCGCCTCCCCGGAGACGCTCAACCAGTTCAGCGACTGGGCGCCGCAGTCCCAGCTGACTGGACCGGGGGAGGAAGTCCTGGCCATCATTCCGGGTGTAGTCGAGGGCAAGAACCCGCATGAGGCAGCCCTTGCCATCTTCGCCTGGATGCGCGGCGAGATGACCTATATGAAAGGCACCACCGGCGTCACCACCAACGCCGAGGAGGCCTGGACCCAGCGCCAGGGGGTTTGCCAGGACCTGGCACACCTCGCGATCGGTGCCCTGCGCAGCTGCGGCATCCCGGCCCGGTATGTCTCCGGTTACCTGCACCCGCGGTCGACGGCGGACATCGGCGAGACGGTGGCCGGCCAGTCCCACGCGTGGCTGGAATGGTGGGACGGCGAATGGCGCAGCTGGGACCCCACCAACCACAAGCCGGCCGGTGACTTTCACGTGACGGTGGCCCGCGGCCGCGACTACCGGGACGTGCCTCCGCTGAAGGGCATCCTGTCCGGCGGCGGCGGCTCAAACCTGAGCGTGAGCGTGGAGATCACCCGCCTGGCCTAG
- a CDS encoding alpha-E domain-containing protein, whose amino-acid sequence MLSRIAESLFWIGRYVERADGTARILDVHLERLNHLPTEERRSVARELLGVMGARPQSDDFGLEELLHALAYDKHSATSIAGSLGAARENARRARETVSSGLWESLNTTYYGLNQHRKDVVGTYRFCHWVLERTAMVSGLADTTVSHDDSWLFLALGRSLERADMTARMLSTRDVLSAGMSWVNMLRCAGAYESFLRTRRAAFGDQHAAEFLLLDRLFPRSIVYALSDADECLAKLDPSAQRVGFINDGRRIVGQARTFLEFHRTDDLMSELPEHMERVQKAVAQTSDAISRKYFNQADELAWVGEVS is encoded by the coding sequence ATGCTTAGCCGAATTGCCGAATCCCTGTTCTGGATCGGCCGCTACGTTGAACGGGCCGACGGCACGGCACGCATCCTCGACGTCCACCTGGAGCGCCTGAACCACCTGCCCACGGAGGAGCGGCGCAGCGTTGCCCGCGAACTGCTCGGGGTCATGGGGGCGCGGCCGCAGAGCGACGACTTCGGCCTGGAAGAGCTGCTCCACGCCCTCGCCTACGACAAGCACAGCGCCACCTCGATTGCGGGGTCCCTCGGCGCTGCCCGCGAGAACGCCAGGCGCGCCCGCGAGACGGTCTCGTCCGGCCTTTGGGAAAGCCTGAACACCACCTACTACGGGCTGAACCAGCACCGCAAGGACGTGGTGGGCACCTACCGCTTTTGCCACTGGGTGCTCGAGCGCACCGCCATGGTCAGCGGCCTGGCCGACACCACGGTCAGCCACGACGACAGCTGGCTCTTCCTTGCGCTGGGCCGTTCGCTGGAGCGGGCGGACATGACCGCCCGGATGCTCTCCACCCGCGACGTCCTCTCCGCAGGCATGTCCTGGGTGAACATGCTCCGCTGTGCCGGCGCCTACGAATCCTTCCTGCGGACCCGCCGCGCGGCCTTCGGCGACCAGCACGCGGCCGAGTTCCTCCTGCTGGACCGGCTGTTTCCGCGGTCCATCGTTTACGCCCTAAGTGACGCCGACGAGTGCCTGGCCAAGCTGGACCCCTCGGCCCAGCGCGTCGGCTTCATCAACGACGGCCGCCGGATTGTGGGCCAGGCCCGCACGTTTTTGGAGTTCCACCGCACGGATGACCTTATGTCCGAGCTTCCGGAGCACATGGAGCGCGTCCAGAAGGCAGTCGCGCAGACGTCGGACGCCATTTCCCGTAAGTACTTCAATCAGGCGGATGAACTGGCCTGGGTGGGAGAAGTTTCATGA
- a CDS encoding YeiH family protein translates to MTHQNFTRILPGLLTAVVALAFAFAIHAAVPALPAMTLAVVLGLLAANLPGTAVWTAGRARPGLDFAGKHLMRGGIVLLGLKVSISDVLGLGWLALLLITAVVVASFAGTYGISRLLRLSPDTALLIATGFSICGASAIGAMAAVRRISHRDTVLPVALVTLCGTLAIGVLPLLVHPLKLSAEAFGAWTGASVHDVGQVVATAQTAGPAALALAVVVKLTRVILLAPMVAMAGAEQRIRHRRDAVGRAGGPAAGKPPLVPLFVVGFIVMVALRSSGWLSSGWLEAAAGLQDVLLGAALFGLGSAVRVRTLLHTGARAVLAALAAWLLIAALGLAAALLMVQ, encoded by the coding sequence ATGACGCATCAGAACTTTACCCGGATTCTGCCCGGCCTGCTGACCGCCGTCGTCGCCCTGGCCTTCGCATTCGCAATACACGCCGCCGTGCCCGCGCTTCCGGCCATGACCCTGGCCGTGGTGCTTGGCCTGCTGGCAGCCAACCTTCCCGGCACGGCGGTGTGGACGGCGGGCCGTGCCCGGCCGGGGCTGGACTTCGCCGGCAAGCACCTGATGCGCGGTGGCATCGTGCTCCTGGGACTGAAAGTGAGCATCTCTGACGTGCTGGGCCTGGGCTGGCTGGCCCTCCTGCTCATCACGGCGGTGGTAGTGGCCAGCTTCGCCGGCACCTACGGTATCTCCCGGCTGTTGCGGCTTTCGCCCGATACGGCGTTGCTGATTGCCACCGGGTTTTCTATCTGCGGTGCATCGGCGATCGGCGCGATGGCCGCGGTACGGCGGATCAGCCACCGGGATACGGTCCTGCCCGTCGCGCTCGTAACACTGTGCGGGACGCTGGCCATCGGCGTGCTCCCGCTGCTGGTCCACCCGCTGAAACTGAGCGCCGAGGCCTTCGGGGCGTGGACCGGCGCCTCGGTCCACGACGTCGGGCAGGTGGTGGCCACCGCGCAAACCGCAGGTCCGGCGGCGCTGGCCCTCGCCGTCGTCGTCAAACTCACCCGGGTGATCCTCCTGGCGCCGATGGTGGCCATGGCCGGGGCGGAGCAGCGGATCCGGCACCGCCGGGACGCAGTCGGCCGGGCCGGCGGCCCCGCCGCGGGCAAGCCTCCGCTGGTCCCACTGTTCGTCGTCGGCTTCATCGTGATGGTGGCGCTGCGCTCCAGCGGCTGGCTCTCCAGCGGCTGGCTGGAGGCAGCGGCCGGTCTGCAGGACGTGCTGCTGGGCGCTGCCCTGTTTGGCCTGGGATCGGCAGTGCGTGTCCGCACCCTGCTGCACACCGGGGCGCGCGCCGTGCTGGCCGCCCTCGCGGCGTGGCTGCTGATCGCGGCCCTCGGGCTGGCCGCCGCGCTGCTCATGGTGCAATAG
- the pepN gene encoding aminopeptidase N: MSNQNLQRNEAAERSALITTHSYDVSLDVRSAPDPDTAGYASRSTIAFSAARPGASTFLDFIATDVHSVVLNGVELPLPDVVDGARIRLDNLQAENKVTVTGTALYSSSGEGMHRFFDPADGQCYLYTQYEPADARRVFANFEQPDLKARFTFSVTAPAGWEVASNGAEAARLPLAEDAAASRWDFVPTLPMSTYITSVLAGPYFKAEDHWSRTDDGGTRLDVPLALYCRASMAPSFDAAELFRLTKQGLEFFDGLFDYPYPWGKYDQAFVPEYNLGAMENPGLVTFTENYVFTSRAADSQYQGRANTLLHEMAHMWFGDLVTMQWWDDLWLKESFADYMGTLGVDRATDWDTAWVNFANNRKAWAYVQDQLPTTHPIVADIPDLEAAKQNFDGITYAKGASVLKQLVAYVGFDAFIAGSRRYFRDHEYGNTTLADLLGALTVSSGRDLTAWARQWLQTSGISTLSAELETAETVDGPAILGRVTLLQDAPDPVTGRWEPRPHRLRIGLYNFDAAGMLVRTDSVETDLAGGAQEITALSGKARPALLLVNDEDLSYAKVRLDPGSEATVRSSLDRISDPMARALCWSALWNSARDGIAPASQYVDAVLRFAAAESGIGVLLNILGNATMALEQYVPARERGALRKSFAEGAARELYAAEPGSDQQLAWARTLATVSRTEGSQASLLRGLLDGSERMPGLSVDAELRWSLWHALAARGLATEQELDAELARDTTASGRAGHATALAARPDAAVKAAAWEAAVRGTELSNQLLSATIAGFNTAAEELLQPFVEPYFECLETVWAERSIEIASRTVRGLYPGVQDLEPAGNPEDHPVVALTDRWLSGHTDAPRALRRIIIEQRSHLHRALSAQALSGLGHPVQPPVRAEL, translated from the coding sequence GTGTCGAATCAGAACCTCCAGCGCAACGAAGCGGCAGAGCGGTCCGCCCTGATCACCACCCACAGCTACGACGTCTCACTCGACGTCCGCAGCGCACCGGATCCTGACACGGCAGGCTACGCCAGCCGCAGCACCATCGCCTTCTCGGCGGCGCGGCCTGGAGCATCCACCTTCCTGGACTTCATCGCCACGGACGTGCACAGCGTGGTCCTGAATGGCGTGGAACTGCCGCTTCCCGACGTGGTGGACGGGGCACGGATCCGGCTGGACAACCTGCAGGCTGAGAACAAGGTGACGGTCACCGGAACTGCCCTCTACAGCAGCTCCGGCGAGGGCATGCACCGGTTCTTCGACCCCGCCGACGGCCAGTGCTACCTCTACACCCAGTACGAACCGGCCGATGCCCGCCGGGTCTTCGCGAACTTCGAACAGCCCGACCTCAAGGCCCGGTTCACCTTCTCCGTCACCGCCCCGGCCGGCTGGGAGGTGGCCTCCAACGGCGCCGAGGCTGCGCGCCTGCCGCTGGCGGAGGATGCCGCGGCGTCCCGCTGGGACTTCGTTCCCACCCTGCCCATGTCCACCTACATCACCTCGGTGCTGGCCGGTCCCTACTTCAAGGCTGAGGACCACTGGAGCAGGACGGACGACGGCGGGACCCGCCTTGACGTGCCGCTGGCACTTTACTGCCGGGCTTCCATGGCGCCCTCGTTCGACGCCGCCGAGCTGTTCAGGCTCACCAAGCAGGGCCTGGAATTCTTTGACGGGCTGTTCGACTACCCCTACCCCTGGGGCAAGTACGACCAGGCCTTCGTGCCCGAATACAACCTCGGGGCTATGGAAAATCCCGGGCTGGTTACCTTCACGGAAAACTACGTGTTCACCTCACGGGCCGCGGATTCCCAGTATCAGGGCCGCGCCAACACCCTGCTGCACGAGATGGCGCACATGTGGTTCGGCGACCTCGTGACCATGCAATGGTGGGACGACCTGTGGCTGAAGGAATCCTTCGCGGACTACATGGGCACCCTCGGCGTGGACCGCGCCACGGACTGGGACACCGCCTGGGTTAACTTCGCAAACAACCGCAAGGCCTGGGCCTACGTCCAGGACCAGCTGCCCACCACCCACCCCATCGTCGCCGACATCCCCGACCTCGAGGCGGCCAAGCAGAACTTCGACGGCATCACGTACGCGAAGGGCGCCTCCGTCCTGAAGCAGCTCGTCGCCTACGTCGGCTTCGACGCCTTCATTGCCGGCTCCCGCCGGTACTTCAGGGACCACGAGTACGGCAACACCACGCTGGCTGACCTGCTCGGAGCACTGACCGTTTCCTCGGGCCGCGACCTCACCGCGTGGGCCCGGCAGTGGCTCCAGACCTCGGGCATTTCCACGCTGAGCGCCGAGCTGGAGACGGCTGAAACGGTTGACGGTCCGGCCATCCTCGGGCGGGTCACGCTGCTGCAGGACGCGCCTGATCCCGTCACCGGCCGGTGGGAGCCGCGCCCGCACCGGCTGCGCATCGGGCTGTACAACTTCGACGCCGCCGGCATGCTGGTCCGGACTGACTCCGTGGAGACTGACCTGGCCGGCGGGGCCCAGGAAATCACGGCTCTGTCCGGGAAAGCCCGGCCGGCTCTGCTCCTGGTCAATGACGAGGACCTGAGCTATGCCAAGGTGCGGCTGGATCCGGGCTCCGAGGCCACAGTCCGTTCCTCGCTGGACCGGATCAGCGACCCCATGGCCCGTGCCCTGTGCTGGTCCGCGTTGTGGAATTCGGCCCGCGACGGCATTGCACCGGCTTCCCAGTATGTGGACGCTGTCCTCCGCTTCGCTGCTGCCGAGTCCGGAATCGGCGTCCTGCTCAACATTCTGGGCAACGCCACCATGGCCCTTGAACAGTACGTTCCGGCCCGGGAACGCGGAGCCCTAAGGAAGTCCTTTGCCGAGGGCGCGGCACGGGAGCTGTATGCGGCGGAGCCCGGCTCGGACCAGCAGCTTGCCTGGGCCAGAACGCTTGCCACGGTCAGCCGCACAGAGGGCAGCCAGGCGTCGCTGCTTCGCGGGCTGCTGGACGGCAGCGAGCGTATGCCCGGACTGTCCGTGGACGCGGAGCTCCGCTGGAGCCTGTGGCATGCCCTGGCGGCCCGTGGTCTGGCCACGGAGCAGGAGCTCGACGCCGAGCTGGCCAGGGACACCACGGCCTCCGGACGCGCCGGGCACGCCACGGCGCTGGCAGCCCGGCCGGACGCGGCGGTCAAGGCCGCGGCCTGGGAGGCAGCGGTCCGCGGGACGGAGCTCTCCAACCAGCTGCTCAGCGCGACCATCGCCGGGTTCAACACCGCCGCCGAAGAACTTCTGCAACCGTTTGTGGAGCCATACTTCGAGTGCCTGGAAACGGTGTGGGCGGAGCGGAGCATCGAGATCGCCAGCCGCACCGTCCGCGGGCTCTACCCAGGGGTCCAGGATCTGGAGCCGGCCGGGAACCCCGAGGATCATCCGGTGGTGGCCCTCACGGACCGCTGGCTTTCAGGGCACACCGACGCCCCGCGTGCCCTGCGCCGGATCATCATCGAACAGCGGAGCCACCTGCACCGTGCGCTGTCCGCGCAGGCACTATCGGGTTTAGGGCACCCGGTGCAGCCACCCGTCCGTGCCGAACTTTGA
- a CDS encoding circularly permuted type 2 ATP-grasp protein, whose amino-acid sequence MSDLFQDYSEAAGRTGAYDEMFAPGQKARQSYGQVAGALRELSLADVSARADSMARTFLDRGVTFDFAGEERPFPLDIVPRVIPANEWDVLERGVAQRVRALEAFLNDVYDKMTVVSDGVIPRQLVTTSAHFHRAVHGFEPAGGVRVHISGIDVVRDAAGTFRVLEDNVRVPSGVSYVLENRRAMAKGLPEAFGQQLIRPVEEYPRRLLSALRKTAPSGVDDPTVVVLTPGVFNSAYFEHTLLAGLMGVELVEGRDLVCRGNRVYMRTTAGEQRVDVIYKRIDDDFLDPLQFRSDSMLGCPGLVNAARAGGVTIANAVGNGVADDKLVYSYVPDLIRYYLGEEPVIANVDTFRLEEKEAREHVLDRLDELVVKPVDGSGGKGLVIGPDASKEELEALRKRVIADPRGWIAQPVLQLSTVPTLSGDKFGPRHVDLRPFAVNDGDDVWVLPGGLTRVALKEGSLIVNSSQGGGSKDTWVLAGSPQVPVERLPQESVTVRERVSVWPVESNWRDRQSEQQQQQISDTQEVTSNA is encoded by the coding sequence ATGTCTGACCTATTCCAGGATTACTCCGAGGCTGCCGGCCGCACCGGTGCCTACGACGAGATGTTTGCCCCCGGGCAAAAGGCACGCCAGTCGTATGGCCAGGTTGCGGGTGCCCTGCGGGAGCTGTCCCTGGCAGACGTCAGCGCCAGGGCGGACTCGATGGCCCGGACCTTCCTGGACCGCGGTGTGACCTTTGACTTCGCGGGGGAGGAGCGCCCGTTTCCGCTGGACATCGTGCCGCGCGTCATCCCCGCCAACGAATGGGACGTGCTGGAACGCGGTGTCGCCCAGCGCGTGCGCGCCCTGGAGGCTTTCCTGAACGACGTCTACGACAAAATGACAGTGGTGTCCGACGGCGTGATCCCGCGCCAGCTGGTCACCACGAGCGCCCACTTCCACCGTGCAGTGCACGGCTTCGAACCCGCCGGCGGGGTGCGGGTGCACATCTCCGGCATCGACGTGGTGCGGGACGCCGCCGGAACGTTCCGGGTCCTGGAGGACAACGTCCGCGTGCCGTCCGGCGTGAGTTACGTGCTGGAGAACCGCCGGGCCATGGCCAAGGGCCTCCCGGAGGCCTTCGGCCAGCAGCTGATCCGCCCGGTGGAGGAGTACCCCCGCCGGCTGCTTTCGGCGCTCCGCAAGACGGCGCCGTCGGGCGTGGACGACCCCACGGTGGTGGTGCTGACGCCCGGCGTGTTCAACAGCGCGTACTTCGAGCACACCCTCCTGGCAGGCCTGATGGGCGTGGAACTCGTGGAAGGCCGCGACCTCGTCTGCCGCGGCAACCGGGTGTACATGCGGACCACCGCCGGCGAACAGCGCGTGGACGTCATCTACAAGCGCATCGACGACGACTTCCTCGACCCCCTGCAGTTCCGCTCCGACTCCATGCTCGGCTGCCCCGGGCTGGTCAACGCCGCCCGCGCCGGCGGGGTCACCATCGCAAACGCGGTGGGCAACGGCGTGGCGGACGACAAACTCGTCTACAGCTACGTCCCGGACCTGATCCGCTACTACCTCGGTGAGGAACCGGTGATCGCCAACGTCGACACCTTCCGGCTGGAGGAGAAGGAAGCCCGCGAGCACGTCCTGGACCGCCTCGACGAACTCGTGGTCAAGCCGGTGGACGGCTCCGGCGGCAAGGGCCTGGTAATCGGCCCGGACGCGTCCAAAGAAGAGCTTGAGGCGCTGCGCAAGCGCGTCATCGCCGACCCACGCGGCTGGATCGCGCAGCCGGTGCTGCAGCTGTCCACCGTGCCCACACTCAGCGGCGACAAGTTCGGCCCCCGGCACGTGGACCTCCGGCCGTTCGCGGTCAACGACGGCGATGACGTCTGGGTGCTGCCCGGCGGGCTCACCCGTGTGGCCCTGAAGGAAGGATCGCTGATCGTGAATTCCAGCCAGGGCGGCGGATCGAAGGACACCTGGGTGCTGGCCGGTTCCCCGCAGGTTCCGGTGGAGCGGCTGCCGCAGGAGTCCGTCACCGTCCGTGAGCGGGTTTCCGTGTGGCCGGTCGAGAGCAACTGGCGCGATCGGCAGTCGGAGCAGCAGCAACAGCAGATTTCTGACACGCAGGAGGTAACCTCGAATGCTTAG
- a CDS encoding type B 50S ribosomal protein L31, protein MKSNTHPKYEAVVFNDLASGTKFLTRSTVSSSKTIEWEDGNTYPVIDVEISSESHPFYTGKQRIMDSAGRVERFNARFKGFGGKK, encoded by the coding sequence ATGAAGTCGAACACCCACCCGAAGTACGAAGCTGTTGTTTTCAACGACCTGGCCTCCGGCACGAAGTTCCTGACCCGCTCCACCGTGTCTTCCTCGAAGACCATCGAGTGGGAAGACGGCAACACCTACCCGGTCATCGACGTCGAAATCTCCTCCGAGTCCCACCCGTTCTACACGGGCAAGCAGCGCATCATGGACTCCGCTGGCCGCGTCGAGCGCTTCAACGCTCGCTTCAAGGGCTTCGGCGGCAAGAAGTAA
- a CDS encoding SDR family NAD(P)-dependent oxidoreductase, with translation MSSADLTPEEIQACLKVLNTIHVYDEEHPDYLSVRRATGKMFKAVKRHRRVTKRDLIAEADRAVLAQTATAAPDRIDDETRGNKLATSATGKVAGHLIRSRPCYICKQHYTQVDAFYHQLCPECAAFSHSKRDARTDLTGRRALLTGGRAKIGMYIALRLLRDGAHTTITTRFPKDAARRFAAMEDSGEWLHRLKIVGIDLRDPSQVMALTDNLNAAGPLDIIINNAAQTVRRSGNAYKPLVDAEDEPLPAALEAANGGPELVTFGHAHDKHPLAIASSVTEHPVLAGDAVTSLALSTGSASLERIAAGTAIDAGGLVPDLATINSWTQVVDEVDPLEMLEVQLCNVTAPFLLVSRLRDAMKRSTAHRKYIVNVSAMEGQFSRAYKGPGHPHTNMAKAALNMMTRTSAQEMLDSDGILMTAVDTGWITDERPHFTKVRLMEEGFHAPLDLVDGAARVYDPIVMGEKGEDQYGVFLKDYKSSPW, from the coding sequence ATGAGCTCCGCCGATCTGACGCCTGAAGAGATTCAGGCCTGCCTCAAGGTTTTGAACACCATCCACGTCTACGACGAGGAGCACCCTGACTACCTCTCGGTGCGCCGCGCCACCGGCAAAATGTTCAAGGCGGTCAAGCGGCACCGCCGCGTCACCAAGCGCGATCTGATCGCGGAAGCGGACCGCGCTGTGCTGGCGCAGACCGCCACCGCCGCACCCGACCGGATCGACGATGAAACGCGCGGCAACAAACTCGCGACGTCCGCCACGGGGAAGGTCGCCGGCCACCTCATCAGGTCCCGGCCCTGCTACATCTGCAAGCAGCACTACACCCAGGTGGATGCCTTCTACCACCAGCTGTGCCCTGAGTGCGCGGCGTTCAGCCACTCCAAGCGCGATGCCCGCACCGACCTCACCGGCCGGCGTGCCCTGTTGACCGGCGGCCGCGCCAAGATCGGCATGTACATTGCCCTGCGCCTGCTGCGCGACGGCGCGCACACCACCATCACCACGCGCTTCCCCAAGGACGCCGCCCGCCGTTTCGCGGCCATGGAGGACAGCGGGGAATGGCTGCACCGGCTGAAGATCGTGGGCATCGACCTCCGCGACCCCTCGCAGGTCATGGCCCTCACCGATAACCTCAATGCCGCGGGACCGCTGGACATCATTATCAACAACGCGGCCCAGACGGTGCGGCGCTCCGGCAATGCGTACAAGCCGCTGGTGGACGCCGAGGACGAGCCTCTTCCCGCAGCCCTGGAGGCTGCCAACGGGGGCCCGGAACTGGTCACCTTCGGCCATGCGCACGACAAGCATCCGCTCGCGATTGCCAGCAGCGTCACCGAGCACCCGGTCCTGGCCGGCGATGCCGTCACGTCCCTTGCCCTGTCCACCGGTTCGGCGTCCCTGGAACGGATCGCGGCCGGAACAGCCATCGACGCCGGCGGCCTGGTCCCGGACCTCGCCACCATCAACAGCTGGACGCAGGTTGTGGACGAGGTGGACCCGCTGGAGATGCTCGAGGTGCAGCTGTGCAACGTCACCGCGCCCTTCCTTCTGGTCAGCCGGCTGCGGGATGCCATGAAGCGGTCCACTGCGCACCGCAAGTACATCGTCAACGTGTCCGCCATGGAGGGCCAGTTCTCCCGGGCGTACAAGGGACCCGGCCACCCGCACACCAACATGGCCAAGGCGGCCCTGAACATGATGACCCGCACCAGCGCCCAGGAAATGCTGGACTCCGACGGCATCCTCATGACCGCCGTCGATACCGGCTGGATCACCGACGAACGCCCGCACTTCACCAAGGTCCGGCTGATGGAGGAAGGCTTCCACGCGCCCCTCGACCTGGTGGATGGCGCGGCCCGCGTCTACGACCCCATCGTCATGGGCGAAAAGGGCGAAGACCAGTACGGGGTGTTCCTGAAGGACTACAAGTCCAGCCCCTGGTAA